The nucleotide window TCAAAGGGAAGCAATATTATATAAGGGAGTTGTGAAAGCGAGAGATAATGCAGtgagaaaacaacaaaatggaAAAGGTTGGTAAAAGAAAGATGAGAAATAGAGAGGACCTGAAAAGAGTTTGGTTGCATAGCAGGGGAAACCACATCCATAGATCAAAGAGGAAGAAACTAaagatatttaaaaagtaaagcaTGGGAAATTGCATgtgacaatttttaaaaaaaaactagtggAAGAAAGTGAGGTGCTAGAACCGAAAAAAGGATAGAATAATGCTGTGATTGAAGGAAAATAATGACAAAGGAAGGTATCTGTGAGGAAATAGATAGACAGAGAAAGGGATGAATATTGGAAAGAGGCCAAAGGTAGAAAGAAATAAGCATAAGGGTAAAAAGGAAGgagatagaaaaataaataataaatacccAACGGGAAAGGCTAGAGTGACAAAGCTGGAGAGATGGCGTGGGGAAAGAACACAACAAACACCAGCCATTGGGCATAGACAAACAAAAGagataaacataaataaaagagagctaaatagagcaaagagagaaacaaagaaagggtGCTCAAAACTGAGAAGCGGAAAGGCAACTCAAGAGAACAGCCGAAGAAGACAGAGATCGGCAGAACAGTCAAAGGAAAGGCTCGGTGAGTGGTGACAAGGCTCGCGGAGGAAAGCAACGGCACGGTAAGCGGTGACAAGGCTCACGGAGTAAAAAGACCTGTTATGAAGTTTCAAAGATAAAGAAGCTGGGACATCAAGAAAGACCATCTGGCATacaaagattaaaaataaaaaaatttggaacaaTAGCAAAAAAGCATGTGAAGGCTAGGTGTGGTGAAAACACATATGAGAGGATTGATCAAAAGAAGATGACtatacaagatgaagacccatGATGGGTTAGGAATGAGGAGTGCCAACGACTCTCAATTTGACAGAGGTTATCACATGTTAGAAactaggctctgataccatgtcaaacaaagtagggtAAATATTCAATTATGCTCAGATATGCTCATATtgttattcttctccaatatggaggtatttatacaagtacaaagctgtgttaaccctaaataaaataggaaatatatctaaattacaataggaagtaaatctctattacaatatgactaaataataattggtaagtaaccaaaattctaataaaataaggaaccaaaatcctaactaaataAGGACTTGCCAACAGCACGACCTTGATGCACTATGAGAATCGAGGCGCTGGCCACAATGTTGGACGATGCCAATGCATCTCCCAAGGGTCCGAGCTCCAGGCAGTCACCCCACTCGGATAGCCCGAACGTGAGTGGTGAGGAACCTGTTTGCCCTCTGCCCACGATATAAAGATCATAGTCATTTCCCATGGCGCTTATCAATTTGAGAGTTTCTTCTCCATTGTTCAACACCTCGTGAATTAATTTTATGGAAGGTTGGTCCCTAGTATTGAGCACAAAGCTCTCTATATATTGGTCGTCTAGTTGTTTCTCcttctcattttcctctatcACCTCTAAAATATTCTTCTTTTCGTCCTCATCATGATCGTGATCATTATTATTAGGATTGTTGGGAGGGAGATCTGAATGAACTGCCGCATCTTTACTGACGATGAAACGAACCACGGTTAAGCTGATATTAGGTTTAGGGTTAGGATTGCTGGCTATCCTCCATGCATATGCCAATGCCTCGCGGTCATCTGACCCACTAATGAAGAGCATGGCACAGCGGCAGCAGCCATGGCCATCTTCATTTTTAATGTTAGATGAATCGGTGAGTCCACGATCCACGAAGATGGCCACCGAACAAGAAGCGTTCTCTAGAAGGTTCTTGTTAATGCCTCTAAAAGAGGGGTTTCCGTTGTCCATTCCCCCGTCAATGGTGGATTGCTTGTGGAAAGGAATGATTATGAGGTCTGCACTCTTGTCGTCCGCAAGGTTGCAAATGTCCTCATGCATGGAGGCGTGAGAGGACACAACAGTTAGTGCCTCCACGAACAAGCTGCTTTCTTCACTTTCGGTCTCAAGTTTTTCAAAGGCGGCGACAATTTGGTCAGAAGGCGAAGAgtgcttttgatttttggctGTAATTTTACTTGTCTTACGAATATTGCTGCATGTGTCGTGGACTATGAGCATGGCAGAAGCATGGCCACTGAGCTCCACCAAATGGACCGCAAAGACGAACATCGGGGATTGTTTGGTGGGATTGGAAATCTCCAACAGATTGATGACGCTTGAAACATTGCTTGTTGAATGGAAGCAAGTAAGGATTCTGTTTATACCGAAATAAACGGCCTATGACCACCGAACACGTGGACAGGATCGATACTGATCACAGAACCCCTTCGGCattgttgaaggaaaatgtgatcctcctaatataatttcaccaccacGAATTAAATAacggggttttattattttacgttcgacccattcgagacgcaagtctcttaattacaatcccttgcttcaagggaacaccctttgattccatcataaagaaacagaacgtgtgtgtttgattttgcaactgctcccaagtccaacctcaggatgcctacgtatcccttgcgggaatcaagccactcgtagttcaaagaatcgcaatgaataaatgactcattgcgagggaaatttgatttgaattgtattgagaagtgtttgagtgaatttagctgaataaaccagggattcgatATGGAATTGCATTTGGGATGGTTGTATCTAGATTGAATctctagattgcctacgtaccctttcaaagggatcaaaccaacgtagttcggaatttggaaattaacgggtaagtgtggcccactaattgagaatttctgtttgagagacttggatttaatctcattagagttttcatgggtagatgacccatggaaaattggatggttttgtaccactttcgttgttgtcaatgtccaagaaaaataatgagtaattttaattatcccattaatttttcctaaacATTGACAATTGCGTTTGGGAAAGTGTTTTGGCAAAATTTGGTTAAGATAAACCagatatttaaatttgattgcgGTTGCGTCTATTGGGATgttagactgcctacgtacccttgacGGGATCAAACCGACGTAGTTCCAAATTTTGGAAGTTAATGGGTAactgtggcccactaattgagaatttgtgtctttgggacaatttggagattttcataggtagatgacctatgggaaaaattggaaattaatgggtaagtgtggcccactaattaagaatttgtgtttgaaatatttgaatttaatctcatttggaatttgcatgggtagatgacccatggggaaaattggatggttttataccatttttctttttgtcaatgtccaagaaaaataatgagcaattttgatGAACCCACTAATTCTCTACAATTGACATTTGCATTTGTATCCATGCATGATTTGGAGGATTTGAGATTAATGGGCTTTTGTGGTTGACAAGCCTGTTAATCCATATTGATGCtcctttggtatcttttggGAGTGAGCTCAATGCTCGTAGCACGACcaatcatttatttggaatggAGTCATCGACACAGTATGATTGAGTCGCTTGGCACTCCTTTCTGAATAGCTTCTTTGCCACAGTGATTGATTCCCATATTTCTTGTTGAGATTTTGTGGGCATGTTTGGTAGCCATCTTGCATTTGAGAATTGAGGTAGATAGACCCGAATGCCGTAAGCATTTTATTGAGCCTTcttgaccgtcaattgatttagtTATCGTGAACCCTTGCTGACACTTTTGTGCACTTGCTTGCATAGCTTGGTACTGCAAGTAGTGAACTCACATCTTCGTCCCTTGGAATATAAAGGAGCACAAGTGCCTGGacactttgttttcatttgttgcaGTAACCAAAAGTAATGTGAGGGACTTTAAAAGGCCTTGGTTTCAAACCTTCACTTTGTCTTCTATCTGCGTGAAGCTCAATGCTTGTTTTATATTGTAAAGCATATTGCTGAGCTTAGTGGACATTTACAAAGAATGGGCCCTCTCAAACAATCACGCCTCTGACTATTTTTCTATCGTCTTTGACTTCTTGACGTCGGTACAAGCCAGCTACTCTTGTGGCTTGATTTTCCCTTCCGTTTGTCATTGGCATGGGGCCTTTTGCTTCTTCatgaagcaaaagaaaagtatTGTATCTCCTtgatttatcttatttttttcatagttCTGCTCCTTCCTATTTAGAAGCTTGGTAACTTGAACTGTGGGGGATGAACTTAGAGAAATCTGCACTTCCTTTGGATTGGTTCGCATGAGTCTGGACTCAAACTTTGTGTGTTCAGATTTGATGCAGCTGGCAGCTTTGGGTTTGTTAGCTTTTGTCAAACTTGCcaattctttcttctctgGTCTCTTGCATACGACTTATTGGAGGAGATAAGAATTTGGCAAAACACATCTTGCatcaaacccttttttttatgtttctcCTTGTTGCAATCAAAGAGAACccaatatcaaattttctttggtAGCCAACCAGCCATCTTGAATTGGTCTTGAGAAACGTGTTGTACAGCGCCAGCCCcacagcaacaccattttttttttatcataagCTTCATGCAATAGAATTTGGACTCATAATTCAAATTCCTTGTTTTGCTGCATGTAGAGTTGCAGCCCATCCCTTTTTCATAATCTTGGATTCACTTTGGATATGCAAGTCCGTGAAGTCCaagacttctttttttcttactcTGCTGCAAGTCAAAGAGGAAGAAGTCCTCTTCCTTTTGAATTCACAAGTGGTGGGTTCACCAACACATTTACTCTTCATTTCGTTTTGCTTATGTAGTGTCATAGCCCCAGCAATTGACTTCATGTGAATTTGATTCTGACCTGAAGAAGAGCAAAGCTTTCTTCATTGTTCTGAATTTTGATTGAAGGCTTTGCTTTTGATTCAAAGCCAAAAGTCATCACGTGGAGGGTTCACCTCCACAagcttttattcttttttttcttctgtttacATTCAGCAAAACATAGTAAACCAAAGGCCTTGCTTTGCTCCAGCTGGATCCCTCACGTATTGGTGCCATTAACAGGTGTCTTTCAATTtgattaagacacccaaaggATAGAAATCCTTCTCGAAGTGAAGTGTGGATTAAACTCCTTATTGATTTGGAACTGGTGGATCATCCAGTGAAGTAAACTTCTTGTCCACATAGGATTGGGTTGTCTtccttataaaaaagaaaacatgtgtGCACCAGCAAACAGCCACAAAACGAAAGTCTTAACATTATTCTTCGTTTGCTTCTCCAGACCAGCACATAGCTTTGCTCAAGCCACCTGTTGCACCATCAAACGAAAGCGGATTTCACGTGGTAACCCACATGCCATTCCTTagttcttctcttttattttatttattgattgaaCTAACTAGGACTTTTGTCTGCATGGACAGCAATAGCAGTAGCAATAGAAGACCCTCCAATTAATTGGATGCTTCTGGGCTGACTTGGAACCAAAAGAGACAAACTCTCTTATTGTCCTTTGTGTGCTGTAACTTTCCCAAGGTCAATAACTCAAGAAATCCTCTTGCCTTTCACGTGGTAATCCCCCCCCTTGAACTCCTCTtttcctttgattttttttttgtctgtttCCATGCTTCTGACCTCTTGTCTTCTCCTTTGTATGTAGAGACTGTGCTGCCAGCTTGAAGGCTTTGGAGTTTGGTGGAGGAAACCACCTGTCATTTTGCTTCAGAAACCCAAGAGAGAACTTGTGGTACATGCCTTGccagctccttttttttttgtgtttgctGTTGTTGTACCATTGTCcatgtccttttctttttcccagtCATAATAAACCAAAGAAATATTCAAGAGAGGGAGGAGGGGCTGTGCGATACagccccccttttttttcattaccttctttttttttttactacgTTGCCCCTTATTTTGTCTCTttgcaaacaaaacacaagaacAAAGTCAGCCACCATTTTTTACTCcattatttcttcttccttactcctttttttccaatcaaagcAGACCAACAAAGGGAGGGAGGGTTGTGCGTCACAGcccccttttattgtttttttcaactcctctttgttttgtttctttgcaaC belongs to Prunus persica cultivar Lovell chromosome G4, Prunus_persica_NCBIv2, whole genome shotgun sequence and includes:
- the LOC18780592 gene encoding cation/H(+) antiporter 15, with the protein product MFVFAVHLVELSGHASAMLIVHDTCSNIRKTSKITAKNQKHSSPSDQIVAAFEKLETESEESSLFVEALTVVSSHASMHEDICNLADDKSADLIIIPFHKQSTIDGGMDNGNPSFRGINKNLLENASCSVAIFVDRGLTDSSNIKNEDGHGCCRCAMLFISGSDDREALAYAWRIASNPNPKPNISLTVVRFIVSKDAAVHSDLPPNNPNNNDHDHDEDEKKNILEVIEENEKEKQLDDQYIESFVLNTRDQPSIKLIHEVLNNGEETLKLISAMGNDYDLYIVGRGQTGSSPLTFGLSEWGDCLELGPLGDALASSNIVASASILIVHQGRAVGKSLFS